In Candidatus Nitrosarchaeum limnium SFB1, the following proteins share a genomic window:
- a CDS encoding thiamine S protein, whose amino-acid sequence MIIIKLVGGAKKSFSTNELKINKSDISIQQLLDLLLELKPSNTPDLDVENILIAVNGADSSAMDGKMTIIKNNDVVSIIPVIHGGSSKRLLFNVSQKLIQVIEIQGQNQIDITFLDTLRKKFPKIKLQAVSANFILNNYHLKKIVGLSLYSDKNNLLLSNKLEMDILMRFANSQQISTAINSAGIKPKQNFILIAIGNRKALDLLYTELRKISVDMFSKDNSSFLKKHFKINDRQLSIVLSKTPLEDILIEKATVLF is encoded by the coding sequence ATGATAATTATCAAACTTGTAGGTGGAGCAAAAAAATCATTTTCTACTAATGAATTAAAAATCAATAAATCTGATATTTCTATTCAACAACTTCTTGATTTGCTCTTAGAGTTAAAACCTTCTAATACTCCTGATTTAGATGTTGAAAATATTCTGATTGCAGTAAACGGTGCTGATTCTTCTGCAATGGATGGAAAGATGACTATAATAAAAAATAATGATGTAGTGAGTATAATTCCTGTAATTCATGGTGGTTCTTCTAAGAGACTACTTTTCAATGTGTCACAGAAATTAATTCAAGTAATTGAAATTCAAGGTCAAAATCAAATTGATATCACTTTTCTAGATACACTAAGGAAAAAATTCCCAAAAATTAAACTTCAAGCAGTTTCAGCTAATTTCATTTTAAATAATTACCATTTAAAAAAAATTGTTGGTTTATCGCTTTATTCTGATAAAAACAATCTATTACTCTCAAATAAACTTGAAATGGATATTTTAATGCGTTTTGCTAATTCTCAACAAATCTCCACTGCAATTAATTCTGCAGGAATAAAACCGAAACAGAATTTTATATTAATTGCTATTGGAAATAGAAAAGCGCTGGATTTACTTTATACAGAACTGCGTAAAATATCTGTGGATATGTTTTCTAAAGATAATTCATCATTTCTAAAAAAACATTTCAAAATAAATGATAGGCAACTTTCAATAGTTTTATCAAAAACTCCGCTTGAGGACATATTGATAGAAAAAGCTACAGTATTATTCTGA
- a CDS encoding hypothetical protein (hypothetical protein Nmar_1426): MVEYRTHMKIIGEILSTTRDDLQDENGASVTYLIRKANISHSRISRILKTLVSQGLLEQVDSHGSNKYKISQSGREFLQAYYTFTSFADNFGLTI; the protein is encoded by the coding sequence ATGGTTGAATACAGAACACATATGAAAATAATTGGTGAGATATTATCTACTACACGGGATGATCTTCAAGATGAAAATGGAGCTTCAGTAACATACCTGATTAGAAAAGCTAACATTTCACACTCAAGAATTTCTAGAATTTTAAAAACACTAGTATCTCAAGGTCTATTAGAACAGGTGGATTCACATGGTTCAAACAAATACAAAATTAGTCAATCTGGACGAGAATTTCTTCAAGCATATTATACATTCACATCTTTTGCAGATAACTTTGGTTTGACAATCTAG
- a CDS encoding transcription factor CBF/NF-Y/histone domain-containing protein has product MKSSELGISAMYRILKKAGAERVSDESAEELRGIIEELANNIAKSAVDMASHAGRKTIKAEDIKLASKPFI; this is encoded by the coding sequence ATGAAATCATCTGAACTTGGTATTTCAGCTATGTATAGAATTTTGAAAAAAGCAGGTGCTGAGAGAGTAAGTGACGAATCTGCAGAAGAACTAAGAGGAATAATTGAAGAATTGGCAAACAACATTGCAAAAAGTGCTGTAGATATGGCATCGCATGCAGGAAGAAAGACAATCAAAGCCGAAGATATCAAACTAGCTTCAAAACCATTTATTTGA
- a CDS encoding HsdR family type I site-specific deoxyribonuclease: protein MFNEKNSVQDYISDILEKINWTKISVSSLERTENQIMLEKTFSEVIPKLNPEIDWDQSKIDEILYKLLSVIQSVHDVGLIKANEEFAKWIKGDQSMPYGKNGQHKAINLIDFGEDFLKNNKFEFVKEFTVKSLDTGRPDIVLFVNGLPLVVIETKTPVRPSISWLDGASDVYDLYEKIIPELFVPNVFSSATEGKELWYGSVGSPPEELWEPWKKKEGGSLVGFDSLVQSLFDRKTVLEMLQYYTVFSTDPKARKIKMIARYPQYEAVNLITQRVVEGKEKSGLIWHFQGSGKSLLMILAAMRLRNHPKLNNPTVMIVVDRIDLDSQIAGKFTATNVPNTVHADTRKKLEDYLKQGIKKIIITTIHKFGEAEGVLNDRDNIIVLVDEADRSQEGDLGTRMRNALPNAFLFGLTGTPVNKKDRNTFLTFGSDADGPERYLHRYSFEESVEDHTTLPINFEKRLAEVRFNREEFENVYSQIKTGLTNSDEKILSEKAGKLKRFLSHPDMIKKKAKDIVEHYKENILDSGFKAQVVAYDRECCDLYRQAFSELLKSDEYEVVMTVDKGDPIDWKKRYELSKEAQEEIIKRFQNPNDPLKFLIVTSKLLRGFDAPVLQVMYLDKPLKDQGLLQAVCRVNRPYPGKSTGIIVDYIGVFDDITKALTYDYEKLSSVVRNIEELAKKLQEKLDKCLAYFPNVDRTKIGYEGLIDAIKCFERPKSSYLQSAKIKDEFGADFIVLQKYWEILNPTYTSLVQAKDYRWLSDVYNSIQPSTGSGLRVWKRLGPKTIKAINEHVEIIGIQDDLEVLVMDQNLLQTIRDGSRPLNPEGMEIRIIRRLKKLPKNKKFIELGERLEKIREMYQQKLIDDYEWLKRILEIAREVVETEKGKEEESETDHKEALTRIFNQYKTKSTSDDIKNLVTEIDKVVQKIRYPGWQKKFLVQVMK from the coding sequence TTGTTTAATGAGAAAAACTCTGTACAAGATTATATTTCAGATATTTTAGAAAAAATTAACTGGACAAAAATTAGTGTATCAAGTTTAGAAAGAACTGAAAATCAAATAATGTTAGAAAAAACTTTCTCAGAAGTCATTCCAAAATTAAACCCAGAAATAGATTGGGACCAATCTAAAATTGATGAAATTCTTTACAAACTATTGTCTGTAATTCAATCGGTTCATGATGTTGGTTTAATAAAAGCAAATGAAGAATTTGCAAAATGGATTAAAGGTGATCAATCAATGCCATATGGCAAAAATGGCCAGCATAAAGCAATTAATTTAATTGATTTTGGAGAAGACTTTCTAAAAAACAACAAATTCGAATTTGTTAAAGAATTTACAGTAAAATCACTGGATACTGGAAGACCAGATATTGTATTGTTTGTTAATGGATTACCTTTGGTAGTTATAGAGACTAAAACCCCTGTCAGACCATCAATTTCTTGGCTTGATGGAGCATCAGATGTCTATGATCTTTATGAAAAAATAATCCCAGAACTCTTTGTTCCAAACGTATTTTCATCTGCAACAGAAGGCAAGGAACTTTGGTATGGCTCTGTAGGTAGTCCTCCGGAAGAATTATGGGAACCATGGAAGAAAAAAGAAGGTGGCTCACTTGTAGGATTTGACTCTTTAGTACAATCCCTATTTGATAGAAAAACTGTACTTGAGATGCTTCAATATTATACAGTATTTTCAACTGATCCTAAAGCAAGAAAAATCAAGATGATTGCACGTTACCCTCAATATGAAGCAGTAAATCTAATCACCCAAAGAGTTGTTGAAGGTAAAGAAAAATCTGGGTTAATCTGGCACTTTCAAGGATCTGGTAAATCATTACTGATGATTCTAGCTGCAATGAGACTAAGAAACCATCCAAAACTAAACAATCCTACAGTAATGATTGTAGTTGATAGAATTGATTTGGATTCTCAAATTGCAGGAAAATTTACTGCTACTAATGTGCCAAATACAGTACATGCTGATACTAGAAAAAAATTAGAAGACTATCTTAAACAAGGAATTAAAAAAATCATCATCACAACAATTCACAAATTTGGTGAAGCAGAAGGTGTTCTAAATGATAGAGATAATATCATAGTTTTGGTCGATGAGGCAGATCGTTCACAAGAAGGTGATTTAGGTACAAGAATGCGAAATGCTTTGCCAAATGCATTTTTGTTTGGATTAACTGGTACTCCTGTAAATAAAAAAGATAGAAACACATTTCTTACATTTGGATCTGATGCAGATGGTCCAGAAAGATATCTTCATAGATATTCGTTTGAAGAATCAGTTGAAGATCATACAACATTACCAATTAATTTTGAAAAACGTCTTGCTGAAGTAAGATTTAACAGAGAAGAATTTGAAAATGTATACTCTCAAATTAAAACTGGTTTAACAAATTCTGATGAAAAAATTTTATCAGAAAAAGCAGGAAAATTAAAACGATTCTTATCTCATCCAGATATGATAAAGAAAAAAGCAAAAGATATTGTAGAACATTACAAAGAAAATATTTTAGATTCTGGATTCAAAGCTCAAGTTGTCGCATATGATAGAGAATGTTGTGATTTGTATCGCCAAGCATTCTCTGAACTTCTAAAGTCTGATGAATATGAAGTTGTTATGACTGTAGATAAAGGCGATCCAATAGATTGGAAGAAACGATATGAATTATCAAAAGAGGCACAAGAAGAAATCATCAAACGATTTCAAAATCCCAATGATCCTTTAAAATTTTTGATAGTTACTAGTAAATTACTACGTGGATTTGATGCCCCAGTATTACAGGTAATGTATCTGGATAAACCTCTGAAGGATCAGGGGTTGCTACAGGCTGTATGTAGAGTAAATAGACCATATCCAGGAAAATCCACTGGAATTATCGTTGATTATATTGGAGTATTTGATGATATTACAAAAGCTCTAACATATGACTATGAAAAACTATCCTCAGTAGTTAGAAACATAGAAGAATTAGCAAAAAAATTACAAGAAAAGCTAGACAAATGTCTTGCGTATTTTCCAAATGTTGATAGAACAAAAATTGGTTATGAGGGATTAATTGATGCAATCAAATGCTTTGAGAGACCCAAAAGTAGCTATTTACAATCAGCCAAAATCAAAGATGAATTTGGAGCTGATTTTATTGTATTACAAAAGTATTGGGAAATTCTAAATCCTACATATACTTCATTGGTACAAGCAAAAGATTATCGATGGTTATCTGATGTGTATAATTCAATCCAACCTTCAACCGGTTCCGGTTTAAGAGTATGGAAGAGACTTGGTCCAAAAACCATTAAAGCAATAAATGAACACGTTGAAATTATTGGAATTCAAGATGACTTGGAAGTTTTAGTAATGGATCAAAATTTGTTACAAACAATTAGAGATGGATCAAGACCATTAAATCCAGAAGGAATGGAAATTAGAATAATTAGAAGATTAAAGAAATTACCAAAAAATAAAAAATTCATTGAACTTGGAGAAAGATTAGAAAAAATACGTGAAATGTATCAACAAAAACTAATTGATGATTATGAATGGCTCAAAAGGATTCTAGAAATAGCTCGAGAAGTTGTAGAAACTGAGAAAGGAAAAGAAGAAGAGTCTGAAACTGATCATAAAGAAGCACTAACTAGAATTTTTAATCAATATAAAACAAAATCAACTTCAGATGATATTAAAAATCTAGTTACAGAAATTGATAAAGTAGTACAAAAAATACGCTATCCTGGTTGGCAAAAAAAATTCCTGGTTCAGGTGATGAAGTAA
- a CDS encoding hypothetical protein (hypothetical protein Nmar_1422), which yields MSKSHVSHFTNEKSIESSAVFLHLGHFIFTPKFEFVIYYYFTLNIKSSFYSIKDKRSSLLLSSMSRTCTKCKNPIPDNEALDMVAEKYPVCNKCWGEWKEYRVMVMNEMRLDMSMPDHRKLLKKHEKIFAGVLSPEGEIIDYTNEDNRKPDKPPGA from the coding sequence ATGTCCAAATCACATGTTTCACATTTTACAAATGAAAAATCCATTGAAAGTTCTGCTGTTTTCTTACATTTAGGACATTTTATTTTCACACCTAAATTTGAATTTGTTATCTATTATTACTTTACACTAAACATTAAATCCTCATTTTATTCAATAAAAGATAAAAGGAGTTCTCTTTTGTTATCCTCTATGAGTCGAACTTGTACAAAATGTAAAAACCCAATTCCTGATAATGAAGCACTTGATATGGTTGCAGAGAAATATCCAGTTTGTAACAAGTGTTGGGGTGAATGGAAAGAATACCGAGTAATGGTAATGAATGAAATGAGGCTTGACATGTCAATGCCAGATCATAGAAAGTTATTGAAAAAACATGAAAAAATCTTTGCTGGTGTACTCTCTCCAGAAGGAGAAATTATAGATTATACAAATGAGGATAATAGAAAACCCGATAAACCACCAGGTGCCTAA
- a CDS encoding hypothetical protein (hypothetical protein Nmar_1424), which produces MDFSFVKCETCDLDMSYGEYVKFVAHNETTYSDILGDYAGSTEGQSAGSLDEWD; this is translated from the coding sequence ATGGATTTTTCATTTGTAAAATGTGAAACATGTGATTTGGACATGAGTTATGGCGAATATGTCAAATTTGTGGCACATAATGAAACAACGTATTCAGATATTTTAGGGGATTATGCAGGAAGCACTGAGGGTCAATCTGCAGGATCATTAGATGAATGGGATTAA
- a CDS encoding orotidine 5'-phosphate decarboxylase: MATFKTRISQISKKNGNIILANDYDSSVSNLETKTIQNIKKLSPYLCGIKLNFHLLLPLGFKEISKINKIAHECGLQTIADIKLNDIGNTNKVTTERLWDLGFDAVIANPIMGLDSLKLLVKSAHKENKGVITLCHMSAPEAKLSYDMEIKMGKKQQLYQLFLDWAIESKADGIVVGATFPKIIQYCYNKAGTKLDIFSPGIGTQGGDTKEVISTGTRYLIVGRTIINSKNPVDVLKELQLQSFVK, encoded by the coding sequence ATGGCCACCTTCAAAACTAGAATTTCGCAAATATCTAAAAAGAATGGCAATATCATCCTGGCCAATGACTATGATTCATCTGTAAGTAACTTGGAGACAAAAACAATCCAGAATATCAAAAAATTATCTCCTTATCTTTGTGGGATTAAACTAAATTTTCATTTATTGCTACCATTGGGATTTAAAGAAATTTCTAAAATAAATAAAATTGCCCATGAATGTGGATTACAAACAATTGCTGACATTAAATTAAATGATATTGGAAATACCAATAAAGTTACCACTGAGCGTCTCTGGGATTTAGGATTTGATGCAGTAATTGCAAATCCGATTATGGGATTGGATAGTTTAAAACTATTAGTAAAATCTGCTCACAAAGAAAACAAAGGTGTGATCACACTATGTCACATGAGTGCTCCTGAAGCTAAATTATCATATGACATGGAAATTAAGATGGGAAAAAAACAGCAACTATATCAGTTGTTTTTAGACTGGGCCATTGAATCTAAAGCTGATGGAATTGTAGTTGGGGCAACATTTCCTAAAATAATTCAGTACTGCTATAATAAAGCAGGAACAAAATTGGATATTTTTTCTCCTGGTATTGGTACGCAAGGTGGTGATACAAAAGAAGTTATTTCTACTGGAACTCGTTATCTAATTGTAGGTAGAACAATAATTAATTCTAAAAATCCGGTTGATGTTTTAAAAGAATTACAACTACAAAGTTTTGTCAAGTAA
- a CDS encoding hypothetical protein (hypothetical protein Nmar_1421) codes for MAEPNYAGNIIVILANLPDFLRVPVLKKRMMEFFSMGEAEKKEIINNALEAGPTIPFPNFAKLFKTWLEILTTLSEEQRNELFSGYIKEISKYPQKLIVFNLDGILEIFLSLKDGERQILSQTIRKIISDLEGEEKRKVMLVIPDNAKKYLSI; via the coding sequence GTGGCTGAACCAAATTATGCAGGAAATATCATAGTAATTTTAGCAAATCTTCCTGATTTTCTCCGAGTTCCAGTTTTGAAAAAAAGAATGATGGAGTTTTTCTCAATGGGGGAAGCAGAGAAGAAAGAGATAATCAATAACGCCCTAGAAGCAGGACCTACAATTCCTTTTCCAAATTTTGCAAAGTTGTTTAAAACATGGTTAGAGATCTTAACTACATTATCAGAAGAGCAACGAAATGAGTTATTTTCAGGATATATCAAAGAGATTTCCAAATATCCACAAAAATTAATCGTCTTTAATTTGGACGGGATTTTAGAGATTTTCTTATCTTTAAAGGATGGAGAGAGGCAAATACTTTCACAAACAATCAGGAAAATCATCAGTGATCTTGAAGGTGAGGAAAAAAGAAAAGTAATGTTAGTTATTCCAGATAATGCAAAAAAATATCTTAGTATTTAG
- a CDS encoding adenylosuccinate synthetase gives MTTTVVVGGFFGDEGKGKIISYLAMKDNPKIIVRGGAGPNAGHTIRDGDKIYKVRMLPSGFLNKNARVLIGPGVVINPSVLLKEIEDFDASGRAFIDKHCGIIEESHLTRDSKGELKEKIGSTGSGTGPANADRAMRVLKLAKDFDSLSSLMVDVADEINSAISLNQNVLVEGTQGTFLSLWHGTYPFVTSKDVTASGICADVGLGPKKVDEVIVVFKSYVTRVGTGPLAKELTLEEAENKGWSEFGTVTGRQRRAADFDFDLARRAIMLNSASQISITKLDVIFPECAGKTSFEELSKDAQLFIKNIENKLNTPVTIIGTGPAINEIIDRRK, from the coding sequence ATGACTACAACTGTTGTTGTTGGTGGATTTTTTGGTGATGAAGGTAAAGGAAAGATCATATCATATCTTGCAATGAAAGATAATCCAAAAATTATAGTTCGTGGTGGTGCTGGACCAAATGCCGGTCATACAATTAGAGATGGAGATAAAATATACAAAGTTAGAATGTTGCCTAGTGGATTTTTAAATAAAAATGCTAGAGTATTGATTGGTCCTGGTGTAGTGATTAATCCTTCTGTTTTATTAAAAGAAATAGAAGATTTTGATGCATCTGGACGAGCATTTATTGATAAACACTGTGGAATTATTGAAGAAAGTCATCTTACTCGTGATTCAAAGGGTGAGTTAAAAGAAAAGATTGGTAGTACTGGTTCAGGTACTGGTCCTGCAAATGCAGATAGAGCGATGCGTGTTTTAAAATTAGCAAAGGACTTTGATTCCCTCTCTTCATTAATGGTAGATGTAGCAGATGAAATAAACTCTGCAATTTCTTTAAATCAAAATGTATTGGTTGAAGGAACACAAGGGACATTTCTATCATTATGGCATGGGACATATCCTTTTGTTACTTCAAAAGATGTAACAGCGTCTGGAATTTGTGCCGATGTTGGCCTTGGGCCAAAAAAAGTAGATGAAGTAATTGTTGTTTTCAAATCATATGTTACACGCGTAGGAACTGGACCATTAGCAAAAGAACTCACGCTTGAAGAAGCTGAAAACAAAGGTTGGTCAGAATTTGGTACTGTAACAGGTAGACAGAGACGTGCCGCTGACTTTGATTTTGATTTAGCTAGGCGTGCAATCATGCTCAACAGTGCATCACAAATCTCAATTACAAAACTTGATGTAATATTTCCAGAGTGTGCAGGTAAAACATCTTTCGAAGAACTTTCTAAAGACGCACAATTGTTTATAAAAAATATTGAAAATAAATTAAACACGCCTGTAACAATAATTGGTACTGGGCCTGCTATCAATGAAATCATTGACAGACGAAAATAG
- a CDS encoding NUDIX hydrolase, translating into MIEETSAGIVLFRKENSKILFLLLNYPSGHWDFVKGKMEEGETVHHTAIRETREETGITDIEFIENFEEWIEYNFQYQGELVHKKVVFFLAETKTKEITISHEHLDYAWMDYQTAVEKTTFDNAKSILTKSKQLLDKTL; encoded by the coding sequence ATGATAGAAGAGACTTCTGCAGGAATTGTTTTGTTTAGAAAAGAGAATTCAAAAATTTTATTTTTATTGTTGAATTATCCATCAGGTCATTGGGATTTTGTTAAAGGTAAAATGGAAGAAGGTGAAACCGTTCATCATACTGCAATTAGAGAAACTAGGGAAGAAACTGGAATTACTGATATTGAATTTATAGAAAATTTTGAAGAGTGGATAGAGTATAATTTTCAATATCAAGGAGAGTTGGTTCACAAAAAAGTTGTTTTTTTCTTAGCCGAAACAAAAACCAAAGAAATTACAATATCACATGAACATTTAGATTATGCATGGATGGATTACCAAACAGCTGTAGAAAAAACTACATTTGATAATGCAAAATCAATTTTAACAAAATCAAAACAATTACTTGACAAAACTTTGTAG
- a CDS encoding THUMP domain-containing protein, whose product MSGILTAETKLDPIQVVNKIKEMLLDEPWSIRYCLRIIPIQKITETDIESIENGLSDLINLIAENESYRISIEKRNSNISSQEIISRIAKKIKNKVSLEFPDKVVLIEILGNKTGIAIVKKTDILSIEKTKRSLSE is encoded by the coding sequence ATGTCTGGAATTTTAACTGCTGAGACAAAATTAGATCCAATTCAAGTTGTAAATAAAATTAAAGAAATGTTGTTAGATGAGCCATGGTCTATAAGATATTGTCTTAGAATAATCCCAATTCAAAAAATTACAGAAACAGATATTGAAAGTATTGAGAATGGATTATCAGATTTGATTAATTTAATTGCAGAAAATGAGTCGTATAGAATTTCAATTGAGAAAAGAAACTCTAACATTTCCAGTCAAGAGATTATTTCCAGAATTGCGAAAAAAATAAAAAATAAAGTATCATTAGAATTTCCAGATAAAGTAGTATTAATTGAGATATTGGGAAATAAAACAGGGATCGCCATAGTTAAAAAAACAGATATTCTAAGCATAGAAAAAACTAAAAGAAGTTTATCAGAATAA
- a CDS encoding TatD-related deoxyribonuclease translates to MENMKIKACCVSVDTETSKKTLEIGKRSKLVLPFIGIHPENTNDNLELMTEMINENQTLISGIGEIGLDPTHAKSEEDTKRQILFFETFLSLAEKLQKPVSIHSRKSLDDIFSIMTSYDNKHALLHWFDGSKKQLQKAMDMDYFVSYGPVMIYAGDKQTLLSKTTETKILVETDGPVRFSRCFEMKSGQISFIPSVVFCASNILGKSYDEMALLLENNSKAFLGI, encoded by the coding sequence ATGGAAAATATGAAAATCAAAGCTTGTTGTGTTTCTGTGGATACTGAGACGTCAAAAAAAACATTAGAGATTGGAAAAAGAAGTAAACTCGTTTTGCCTTTCATTGGAATACATCCTGAAAACACTAATGATAATCTTGAATTAATGACAGAAATGATCAATGAAAATCAAACACTTATCTCTGGTATTGGCGAGATTGGGCTAGATCCAACACATGCAAAATCAGAAGAAGACACTAAACGTCAAATTCTCTTTTTTGAAACTTTTCTGTCTTTGGCTGAAAAACTTCAAAAACCTGTTTCTATTCACTCACGGAAAAGTCTTGATGATATATTTTCTATAATGACTTCGTATGATAATAAACATGCATTACTCCATTGGTTTGATGGGAGTAAAAAACAACTCCAAAAAGCAATGGATATGGATTATTTTGTTTCATATGGACCTGTTATGATTTATGCAGGTGATAAACAGACGTTATTATCCAAAACAACTGAAACAAAAATTCTTGTTGAAACTGACGGACCAGTTAGGTTCTCTAGATGTTTTGAAATGAAATCTGGACAAATCAGCTTTATTCCAAGTGTTGTGTTTTGCGCCTCAAATATACTTGGCAAATCTTATGATGAAATGGCTTTATTATTAGAGAATAATTCAAAGGCATTCCTTGGAATATAG
- a CDS encoding hypothetical protein (hypothetical protein Nmar_1425) codes for MSLIGFRNTGSPTLFRLTIAFFSISAGFFVIWVGYMFEDFVIKSGNIERWVQTLGIVIQTIGYFFIAFSHSIKSFFPKSRYFRSVGIIPLFLVSSVQIEHIFRSISFILLAYGAIETMLSYFENKNKGAISVAIGLALLALGEFMSWYSFVFPESILYSVSMTIKIGGLIALFIPISKIPLTKIKFDDKFE; via the coding sequence ATGTCACTGATTGGATTCAGAAATACAGGTAGTCCAACATTATTTAGATTAACAATAGCATTTTTTTCAATTAGTGCAGGATTTTTTGTCATATGGGTGGGATACATGTTTGAAGATTTTGTAATAAAATCAGGAAATATAGAAAGATGGGTACAGACTTTAGGAATTGTTATTCAAACAATTGGATATTTTTTCATTGCATTTTCACACAGTATAAAATCATTTTTTCCTAAATCAAGATATTTTAGATCAGTTGGAATAATTCCATTATTCTTAGTATCTTCTGTTCAAATTGAACATATCTTTAGATCTATATCATTTATTTTATTAGCTTATGGAGCTATTGAAACAATGCTATCATATTTTGAAAATAAAAATAAAGGAGCCATATCAGTTGCAATTGGATTAGCGTTGTTAGCTCTTGGAGAATTTATGAGTTGGTATTCATTTGTATTTCCAGAATCAATATTATATTCAGTATCCATGACAATCAAAATTGGGGGATTGATTGCATTGTTCATTCCAATAAGCAAGATTCCACTAACTAAGATAAAATTCGATGATAAATTTGAATAA
- a CDS encoding hypothetical protein (hypothetical protein Nmar_1419), translated as MQKIIVDKLPRYIQVSSTLEFSRLVCALERAPRVSFLHDHNGQKVLSVQMDILKEKPIVYYTPFENDGHYICYGLKGGKEEADIVNSTSDASKLYSPIVRIKSLPDALKPGNGTADRYLPIELEDMSSLAKLTWGFEETPFPLFLFPHKNKWLVGVFMNFNEEGTSYFCHVVLDSDPQKPYLKFTTNNVEPSFVDNPSEHGYSYIKIIKLKDTHPLVDYGHLQN; from the coding sequence ATGCAAAAAATAATTGTGGATAAATTACCTCGTTACATTCAAGTTTCTTCCACTCTGGAATTTTCTAGATTAGTGTGCGCACTTGAGCGTGCACCACGCGTATCTTTTCTTCATGATCATAATGGTCAAAAAGTTTTATCAGTACAAATGGATATTTTAAAAGAAAAACCAATTGTGTATTATACACCGTTTGAAAACGATGGTCATTACATTTGCTATGGATTAAAAGGTGGCAAAGAAGAAGCTGATATAGTAAATTCTACTTCTGATGCAAGTAAGCTCTATTCTCCTATTGTGAGAATTAAATCCCTTCCCGATGCGTTAAAACCTGGTAATGGAACTGCTGATAGATACTTGCCTATTGAACTTGAAGATATGTCTAGTCTTGCAAAACTGACATGGGGTTTTGAAGAAACTCCTTTTCCATTGTTTTTATTTCCACATAAAAATAAATGGCTAGTGGGAGTTTTTATGAATTTTAATGAAGAAGGAACTTCTTACTTCTGTCATGTAGTTCTTGATTCTGATCCTCAAAAACCATATCTGAAGTTTACAACTAACAATGTTGAACCCTCTTTTGTAGACAATCCATCCGAACATGGATATTCATATATCAAAATAATAAAATTAAAAGATACACATCCATTAGTTGATTATGGCCACCTTCAAAACTAG